From Candidatus Aramenus sp. CH1, one genomic window encodes:
- a CDS encoding zinc ribbon domain-containing protein, translating into MVFSQVGAIANKLHEHGVKTYLVIEYNTSRLCAFHNVKVDRNPRDVVNCPFGRKLHSDVSGALNIVKLGVKKIVNALALSFLFTSRGISLKGE; encoded by the coding sequence TTGGTCTTTTCGCAAGTTGGCGCAATAGCGAACAAACTCCACGAGCACGGCGTAAAGACATACCTAGTGATTGAGTACAATACTTCGCGGCTCTGCGCCTTCCATAACGTTAAGGTTGACAGAAATCCAAGGGATGTCGTTAACTGTCCTTTTGGCCGTAAACTTCACAGCGACGTTAGTGGAGCGTTAAACATCGTGAAACTTGGAGTTAAGAAGATTGTCAACGCTTTGGCTCTTTCCTTTCTCTTCACATCACGGGGTATCTCCCTTAAGGGGGAGTAA
- a CDS encoding Rieske (2Fe-2S) protein yields the protein MVWKRTISAKALEKAKHASVKVDDKVVFIANVGGKLYAMDAVCSHARCILGELDEQRLTVKCPCHHALFELTTGKMLEPPYVASDAPKEKLGLKTYNIRDNNGWIEVDVE from the coding sequence ATGGTTTGGAAACGAACTATTTCCGCAAAGGCACTTGAAAAGGCAAAGCATGCCTCAGTTAAGGTAGACGACAAGGTGGTCTTCATAGCCAACGTTGGAGGGAAGCTCTACGCAATGGATGCAGTCTGCTCCCACGCTAGGTGTATCCTAGGAGAACTGGATGAGCAGAGGCTTACGGTGAAGTGCCCCTGCCACCACGCCTTGTTCGAGCTGACCACGGGCAAGATGCTCGAACCACCTTACGTAGCGTCAGACGCGCCTAAGGAGAAGCTTGGGTTGAAGACGTACAACATAAGGGACAACAACGGTTGGATAGAGGTGGACGTGGAGTAG
- a CDS encoding acyl-CoA dehydrogenase family protein, protein MVDSVEPLLVENVREFARKYVQPIAEKVDSEDWYPKEVVLKMGELGILDPLHYGVDLHDAMLSLLEIAKVSGSLALIQDAQAELVNAPLRKYLGSRVSDDLASGKVIGSFALSEPCCGSDAKAMRTRVRREGDKLLVNGEKMWITQGLYADLFLVFAKDEQGEVKALLVYKDSCVEREKVEVQGNRGTGTARLRFSNCVVEREVGGWEVAKYALSIGRIAISAIALGLAWGAMEEAYAWASEREVFGKKLLQHQGIQWTFSESLADLISTSSLLETTCRAFSSDWVRAEPLISALKLTSSKVANKVVDSMLQVMGGMGYAKGSRVERAYRDVRLTRIGEGSDEVQKLILFKHLKQIASSGFRTDVSSF, encoded by the coding sequence ATGGTAGATTCCGTGGAACCGTTACTTGTGGAAAACGTAAGGGAGTTCGCCAGGAAATACGTCCAACCAATAGCCGAGAAAGTGGACAGTGAGGACTGGTACCCCAAGGAGGTCGTGCTGAAGATGGGAGAACTTGGTATCCTAGACCCCCTACACTACGGCGTCGACCTACACGACGCTATGCTCTCCCTCTTAGAAATAGCCAAAGTAAGCGGTTCGCTGGCCCTAATCCAGGACGCGCAGGCGGAGCTAGTGAACGCCCCACTTAGGAAGTACCTAGGTAGCAGGGTAAGCGACGACCTAGCTTCAGGGAAGGTCATAGGCTCTTTTGCCCTGAGTGAGCCGTGCTGCGGCTCAGACGCTAAGGCCATGAGGACGAGAGTAAGGAGGGAGGGGGACAAGCTACTGGTGAACGGGGAAAAGATGTGGATAACCCAGGGGCTCTACGCCGACCTCTTCCTAGTCTTCGCCAAGGATGAGCAGGGGGAGGTGAAGGCCTTGTTGGTATATAAGGACAGTTGCGTTGAGAGGGAGAAGGTAGAGGTGCAGGGGAACAGAGGCACCGGTACCGCGAGGTTGAGGTTCTCCAACTGCGTGGTGGAGAGGGAAGTAGGGGGGTGGGAGGTGGCGAAGTACGCGTTGTCCATAGGGAGGATAGCCATATCCGCGATAGCGCTTGGGCTGGCGTGGGGAGCTATGGAGGAGGCGTACGCGTGGGCATCCGAGAGAGAAGTCTTCGGTAAAAAGTTGTTACAACACCAAGGAATCCAGTGGACTTTCTCCGAGTCCCTCGCCGACCTCATCTCCACCTCCTCTCTTCTAGAGACCACCTGCAGGGCGTTCTCCTCAGACTGGGTAAGAGCGGAACCCTTGATCTCTGCGCTTAAGCTGACTTCCTCCAAGGTGGCAAACAAGGTAGTGGACTCAATGCTCCAGGTGATGGGGGGAATGGGTTACGCCAAGGGCTCCAGGGTGGAGAGGGCCTACAGGGACGTGAGGCTGACGAGGATTGGGGAGGGGAGCGACGAGGTCCAGAAGCTCATACTGTTTAAACACTTAAAGCAGATTGCCTCATCTGGGTTTAGAACCGACGTGAGCTCTTTTTGA
- a CDS encoding thiolase domain-containing protein has protein sequence MKKVGVIGVGWFGFSPHIHDHSFREMMFEASQRAYHDANVNPREDVDAFISCQEDFWEGISISDEFAPDPVGGSMRPAMTVAGDGLQGVAHGVMMINSGVADVVVVEAHAKPSDVLSFSKVVELAMDPLYVRGANVNYHFIAGLDAVKFMERTGVTREDLAEVVVKNKASGLKTGRAPFASSLDKDYVESLETVVYPLSKADIAQPVDASIVVVVASEEVARKFNDAPVWITGISFATDSSNLELAELGRASYLALASKEAFKTSKLESPLKVDGIFVDDRYSYKELMHLEALGVQDVMGMLREGYFNPGSYLPVNPKGGHLAKGFPLEASGLSLLLDAVEYLREGEKKAIVASWRGVPTFTGAVAVMER, from the coding sequence ATGAAAAAAGTGGGAGTTATTGGAGTCGGTTGGTTCGGTTTTTCTCCCCACATACACGACCACTCTTTTAGGGAGATGATGTTCGAGGCCTCGCAGAGGGCCTACCATGACGCAAACGTCAACCCGAGAGAGGACGTGGACGCCTTCATTTCATGCCAAGAGGACTTCTGGGAGGGAATCTCCATATCAGACGAGTTCGCCCCTGACCCAGTAGGCGGTTCAATGAGGCCTGCCATGACGGTTGCGGGGGACGGCCTTCAGGGAGTAGCCCACGGAGTAATGATGATAAACTCTGGGGTAGCGGACGTGGTAGTAGTGGAGGCACACGCAAAGCCCAGCGACGTCCTCTCCTTCTCAAAGGTAGTGGAGCTGGCGATGGACCCCCTTTACGTGAGGGGAGCTAACGTGAACTACCACTTCATAGCTGGATTAGACGCGGTCAAGTTTATGGAGAGGACTGGAGTAACTAGGGAGGACTTGGCTGAGGTGGTGGTCAAGAACAAGGCATCTGGGCTCAAGACTGGGAGGGCCCCCTTTGCTTCCTCGTTGGACAAGGACTACGTGGAGTCCTTGGAGACAGTAGTGTACCCGCTGAGTAAGGCCGACATAGCCCAACCAGTTGACGCGTCAATAGTTGTCGTCGTAGCCTCTGAGGAAGTGGCAAGGAAGTTTAACGACGCCCCAGTGTGGATAACGGGGATCTCTTTCGCCACAGACAGCTCTAACTTGGAGCTGGCAGAACTAGGTAGGGCCAGTTACCTCGCCCTAGCGTCAAAGGAGGCCTTCAAGACGAGCAAACTGGAATCCCCTCTGAAGGTGGACGGGATATTCGTGGACGACAGATATAGCTACAAGGAGCTCATGCACCTAGAGGCCTTGGGCGTCCAAGACGTCATGGGTATGCTCAGGGAGGGCTACTTCAACCCAGGGAGCTACCTACCCGTGAATCCTAAGGGGGGACACTTGGCAAAGGGATTCCCCCTTGAGGCCTCTGGCCTCTCCCTCCTACTTGACGCAGTGGAGTACTTGAGGGAGGGGGAGAAGAAGGCAATAGTAGCAAGCTGGAGGGGAGTGCCCACCTTCACGGGAGCAGTGGCGGTGATGGAAAGATGA